ctaggcaattgcctagtgttttttttgacactcggcaaagacccgatttgccgagtattttttctttactgagtgtttttggcttggcactcggcaaagaaaaaatactcggtaatttttagctttcccgtagtgttgGTGGCAATGTTAGCAACACTGCCGCAGGAAGGCTGGACATGAGTGGTGATTACAGTGTGGGCTATATGGTTTGCGAGACGGAAAGCCATTCATGAAAATGTCTTTCAAAGTTCGCTGTCCACCCCCTGCTTCGTGGAGGGGTTCATTGCTGACCTAGAGGTGGTCAATGGTACGTTGAAGAAAAAGGTGAGCGAGAAGAGAAATAATCCTAAGTGAATTCCTCCTCCAACATGAAAAtgggcctttttttttattcatcGGCTTCGCCACCTTGTCCTTCTCTCCATTCATCGTCCCCATCCATCTCTATTTTTTTAAAGGAAGATTTTGCAACTGACCATCATCGCTGTTTAGAGATCGAGTATATGATGTCACTTCCATACTGCCTGTTTGAGCACGGTATAATATAAAAAGATTTTTATTTAATAGTGATTGTTTGCCACGTTATCACATCAAAGTACATAATACACGACATCAATCaataaagatgaagatgatctCCATATTTTATTGCGCTAGACAGTGAAAGCGCACTGATCTTCTTCACTGGATGCCAGCGTAGTCCGTGGGTCCGTACGGCTGGAGCCAGTCGGCGAGAAACCCTTCACCTCGCTTCCTCCTGGGGCTGTACCCCATGTCCCGGCACAGCTGATCATGGTACCACGTCGTGGCGGTGGCGATGCAGGATTTGAGGAAGAAGCCGCCACTGCGCCGCTTGGCCCATTGCCCCCACGACTCCCACTCCGCCACGCTCCGCTCCATGGCCGCGACGCTGGGGAGGTGCACCGTGCCGTCGAGCAGGTGCGCCACCCACTTGGCCATCATCTCGTAGGGGTAGATGCTCGCCGCGCTCTCCGCGTACCCGACCACCGCCATCTGCGGTATCCGGGGGTGCACGCAGTGCCTGCCGACATCGATCACAGTCAGCGTCGGACCACAGAAAGCAAAGGCAGAATAAAGAACACTTGTGCGCACTGACCTGTAGAGAGGAAGCATGGTGTCGGAAGGCTCCGCCACGATGATCTCGCGGAACCAGGGCGACGCAAACACGCCGCTCAGCAGCCGGTCGGCGTCGAAGCCGGTGGCGAGGATGACCACGTCGGCATCGACGCGCTCGCCCGTGCCGTCGAGAaccacgccgccggcgcagaAGCTGAAGGAGTCGCACCTCTTGAGCACGATGCCGCCCTCGTCGACCGCATCGTAGAACCTATCCGGGAGCACGCTGATCCGCCAGCCCAGCATCGCCGCCGAGAAGCTGTGGTCGGGCACCATCCCGTGCTTCCGCATCGGCATGAGAGCCTTGTAGTACGTCTCGGTCGCCCTGGCTATTAGCCATCTCATGGGAGTGAGCACCGTGGCGAGAAGGCTCAGGACGAACCCTTCTCCGGGCTTGTGAACCATCAGCTCTGCCAACCGGCTTGTCATCATCTTCTCGAAAAAAGCACCCCATTTAAGGTTGGGATCCATCGTCCAATTGGCAGTTCTGTAAACCAAGGTACATGGGTACTTGCTACCTGACAACCACGGATGAAGATTCCAGCATTGGATTGTGAAATTCGGAGAAGAAAGAGATTAGCATGCCAAGAACCTctccttgcattgcatctcaCCGTTGGCTTCAGCGCACTGCGCGACGATATCGATTCCTGACTTGCCGGAGCCGACAACGACGACACGCTTGCCTCTAGTCAGCTCATCGGCATCGGCGTGCGGCATGCGCGAGAAGTCCATGGAGTGGAGCACTTGCCCGTGGAACACTTCAGGGCCTGCTTCGTGGGGAAACTTAGGGTGCTTCGCGACGGCGTACCTCCCTACGCAGAGGATCAGGAAATCGAACTTGTACGTCTGTGAAAACGGGTGAAAAATCAAGATAGCAACTTCTACCATGCCCATTATTGCAAATTATCCCCAAACA
The genomic region above belongs to Setaria italica strain Yugu1 chromosome VI, Setaria_italica_v2.0, whole genome shotgun sequence and contains:
- the LOC101776942 gene encoding probable flavin-containing monooxygenase 1, whose translation is MDVNKKRVAIVGAGPSGLTACKHVLAKGFRPVVFEAADAVGGVWTRTLASTRLQTPAAAFLFSDFPWPADVEDDEFPRNDQVAAYMAAYARQFGVLECVRFGSRVLGAEYAGASEQEVAAWERWSGNGEAFGDGTGEWHLTVKHGECEEAQTYKFDFLILCVGRYAVAKHPKFPHEAGPEVFHGQVLHSMDFSRMPHADADELTRGKRVVVVGSGKSGIDIVAQCAEANGSKYPCTLVYRTANWTMDPNLKWGAFFEKMMTSRLAELMVHKPGEGFVLSLLATVLTPMRWLIARATETYYKALMPMRKHGMVPDHSFSAAMLGWRISVLPDRFYDAVDEGGIVLKRCDSFSFCAGGVVLDGTGERVDADVVILATGFDADRLLSGVFASPWFREIIVAEPSDTMLPLYRHCVHPRIPQMAVVGYAESAASIYPYEMMAKWVAHLLDGTVHLPSVAAMERSVAEWESWGQWAKRRSGGFFLKSCIATATTWYHDQLCRDMGYSPRRKRGEGFLADWLQPYGPTDYAGIQ